The Mugil cephalus isolate CIBA_MC_2020 chromosome 11, CIBA_Mcephalus_1.1, whole genome shotgun sequence genome includes a window with the following:
- the nbn gene encoding nibrin isoform X2, whose amino-acid sequence MWILTPLQTGGETHYLRPDKGYVVGRKNCDIILQSDQSISRAHAHLTASDETLTLKDTSKYGTFVNNQRLTAPVNLKAGDTITFGVFESKFSVGHQKPVVSSSCLDNDGKASLSQTLLALGGKLVNNWTQDCTHLAMPSVKVTIKTISALLCCRPIVKPEFFSELNRAVEQKLPPPKAESFIPEIDEPSLSKEDVNVGLLPLRKQLFTGKTFVFLSAKQLKRLSAPVSFGGGRSQLLEEGSLPRDLLESPQSCVVDVMSGNSQSLLPPSATEWANSVKSIVQRKGLRVITESEIGLAAILASCDKHCNPSSHISDSDSVPKMKPRIPSASLSQSVAVDETVLPAASQNITAYAVNTEQSQRNPYAVCEVSRVASVEETPEKKQNQRAGQPHGSKLTAKKAAMQCIVADTMSSSCNTGEIIDSQRKKPDSTLTGSGSAHIRPPTSTSRTNSGMKAPFYKQSPQKYKPSAQASPQKQSTLTNFFQAVNKKRPLEDELSAGMSEPKRPVLESSISSQAPNSSTMHKESPSPALRGPASHTPHGSAADLFTAQSETLSEEPRSRKRKEMEQEIQIDELESIMSLDMDFMDEDDDQGKHQAQPKAFSPATQKQGLNSEETSSSCKRQRVHVEENGKSVKRPEEVGMAKESGPPKKPQPEQHRASIKTEPVHPTDYVTSYHKSSKPPQKSSASSSKTVMPFEEDEGSFIEDVELLSADICQPKEEPKTPLRPVMVKEEVGEPKIDENLPKKLLLVEFRSLTVTAPPKVEPKQMRGNGYGNNFKCFRKNMLVAKGSPQIIGGPDLLVHARGKNSDLDEWLKDAAEEERQNRRDETIGDDLFRYNPSKLTKRR is encoded by the exons ATGTGGATACTCACACCCCTGCAAACTGGAG GGGAGACCCACTACCTTCGCCCTGATAAAGGGTATGTGGTCGGCCGCAAAAACTGTGACATCATTCTCCAGAGCGACCAGTCCATCAGCAGGGCTCACGCTCACCTCACGGCTTCTGACGAG aCACTCACTCTAAAAGACACCTCCAAGTACGGTACATTTGTCAACAACCAGCGTCTAACGGCACCTGTGAACCTGAAGGCAGGAGACACTATTACATTTGGGGTTTTTGAAAGCAAATTCAG TGTGGGTCATCAGAAGCCAGTGGTGAGTTCATCGTGTTTGGACAACGATGGGAAGGCATCGCTCTCTCAGACCCTGTTGGCTTTGGGTGGAAAGCTGGTCAACAACTGGACTCAGGACTGCACTCACCTGGCCATGCCTTCGGTTAAAGTCACCATCAAG ACCATTTCTGCTCTGCTGTGCTGTCGTCCCATTGTGAAGCCAGAGTTCTTCTCAGAGCTCAACAGAGCCGTCGAGCAAAAATTACCACCTCCTAAAGCTGAGAG CTTCATCCCAGAGATCGATGAGCCCAGCCTGAGTAAAGAGGACGTGAACGTTGGATTGCTTCCACTTCGCAAACAGCTTTTCACTGGGAAGACCTTCGTTTTCCTCAGTGCCAAACAG CTGAAGCGGCTGAGTGCACCAGTGAGTTTTGGAGGTGGCAGGagccagctgctggaggaggggTCCCTGCCCCGGGACCTGCTGGAGTCGCCGCAGAGCTGTGTGGTCGATGTTATGTCGGGCAACTCACagtctcttcttcctccctctgccaCAGAGTGGGCAAACTCTGTGAAGAGCATCGTTCAAAG AAAGGGCCTACGGGTCATCACAGAATCTGAAATTGGTTTGGCTGCCATCCTTGCTTCCTGTGACAAGCACTGCAATCCGTCCAGTCACATATCAGACTCAG aCAGTGTCCCGAAAATGAAACCCAGAATCCCAAGTGCATCGCTGTCACAGAGCGTGGCTGTGGATGAGACTGTGTTACCTGCAGCATCTCAGAACATCACAGCTTATGCAGTGAACACAGAACAATCACAGAG gAATCCATATGCAGTATGCGAGGTGAGCAGGGTGGCATCTGTAGAAGAAACtccagagaagaagcagaaccAGAGAGCCGGTCAGCCCCACGGATCCAAACTCACAGCTAAGAAGGCCGCCATGCAGTGTATTGTGGCTGATACAATGAGCTCATCGTGCAACACTGGAGAGATCATAGACTCTCAGAGGAAGAAACCTGACTCCACACTAACAG GTTCAGGCAGTGCTCACATCAGACCCCCAACATCCACCTCTAGGACCAACAGTGGAATGAAGGCCCCCTTTTATAAGCAGTCTCCTCAGAAATATAAACCCTCTGCACAGGCTTCCCCACAGAAACAGTCCACTCTGACCAATTTCTTTCAGGCTGTCAACAAGAAAAG GCCTTTGGAGGACGAGCTCTCCGCCGGCATGTCAGAGCCGAAGCGTCCCGTGCTGGAATCATCCATCTCGTCTCAAGCACCAAACTCCTCCACCATGCACAAAGAAAGCCCTTCGCCTGCACTCAGAGGGCCTGCGTCCCACACTCCACACGGGTCAGCAGCGGACTTGTTCACGGCTCAGTCGGAGACTCTCTCAGAGGAACCACGGAgtagaaagaggaaggagatggaACAAGAGATACAGATAGACGAGCTGGAGTCTATTATGTCTCTGGATATGGACTTCatggatgaagatgatgatcaAGGCAAGCACCAAGCTCAACCAAAAGCGTTCAGTCCAGCCACACAGAAACAAGGCTTGAATTCTGAGGAGACTTCGTCCTCATGCAAGAGGCAACGGGTCCACGttgaagaaaatggaaaaagtgtaAAAAGGCCTGAGGAGGTGGGCATGGCGAAGGAATCAGGGCCCCCTAAGAAACCACAGCCTGAACAGCATCGTGCTTCCATCAAGACGGAGCCGGTTCATCCCACGGACTACGTGACAAGTTACCACAAGTCTAGTAAACCTCCACAGAAATCGTCCGCCAGCTCAAGTAAAACCGTAATGCCTTTCGAAGAGGACGAAGGGTCTTTCATTGAG GATGTAGAACTGCTCAGCGCAGATATCTGCCAACCTAAAGAAGAACCTAAAACCCCGCTGAGGCCTGTTATGGTCAAGGAGGAGGTCGGA GAACCAAAGATCGATGAAAACCTTCCTAAGAAGCTGTTGTTGGTGGAGTTTCGATCACTCACCGTGACAGCGCCGCCCAAAGTCGAACCAAAACAGATGCGAGGAAACGGCTACGgaaacaacttcaaatgtttccgcAAG AACATGCTAGTTGCAAAGGGCTCCCCACAAATTATCGGAGGACCTGATCTGCTGGTTCACGCCAGGGGCAAGAACTCCGATCTGGATGAATGGCTGAAAGATGCTGCGGAG GAGGAGCGTCAGAACAGACGAGACGAGACCATAGGAGATGATCTCTTCAG
- the nbn gene encoding nibrin isoform X1 has product MWILTPLQTGGETHYLRPDKGYVVGRKNCDIILQSDQSISRAHAHLTASDETLTLKDTSKYGTFVNNQRLTAPVNLKAGDTITFGVFESKFSVGHQKPVVSSSCLDNDGKASLSQTLLALGGKLVNNWTQDCTHLAMPSVKVTIKTISALLCCRPIVKPEFFSELNRAVEQKLPPPKAESFIPEIDEPSLSKEDVNVGLLPLRKQLFTGKTFVFLSAKQLKRLSAPVSFGGGRSQLLEEGSLPRDLLESPQSCVVDVMSGNSQSLLPPSATEWANSVKSIVQRKGLRVITESEIGLAAILASCDKHCNPSSHISDSDSVPKMKPRIPSASLSQSVAVDETVLPAASQNITAYAVNTEQSQRNPYAVCEVSRVASVEETPEKKQNQRAGQPHGSKLTAKKAAMQCIVADTMSSSCNTGEIIDSQRKKPDSTLTGSGSAHIRPPTSTSRTNSGMKAPFYKQSPQKYKPSAQASPQKQSTLTNFFQAVNKKRPLEDELSAGMSEPKRPVLESSISSQAPNSSTMHKESPSPALRGPASHTPHGSAADLFTAQSETLSEEPRSRKRKEMEQEIQIDELESIMSLDMDFMDEDDDQGKHQAQPKAFSPATQKQGLNSEETSSSCKRQRVHVEENGKSVKRPEEVGMAKESGPPKKPQPEQHRASIKTEPVHPTDYVTSYHKSSKPPQKSSASSSKTVMPFEEDEGSFIEDVELLSADICQPKEEPKTPLRPVMVKEEVGEPKIDENLPKKLLLVEFRSLTVTAPPKVEPKQMRGNGYGNNFKCFRKKNMLVAKGSPQIIGGPDLLVHARGKNSDLDEWLKDAAEEERQNRRDETIGDDLFRYNPSKLTKRR; this is encoded by the exons ATGTGGATACTCACACCCCTGCAAACTGGAG GGGAGACCCACTACCTTCGCCCTGATAAAGGGTATGTGGTCGGCCGCAAAAACTGTGACATCATTCTCCAGAGCGACCAGTCCATCAGCAGGGCTCACGCTCACCTCACGGCTTCTGACGAG aCACTCACTCTAAAAGACACCTCCAAGTACGGTACATTTGTCAACAACCAGCGTCTAACGGCACCTGTGAACCTGAAGGCAGGAGACACTATTACATTTGGGGTTTTTGAAAGCAAATTCAG TGTGGGTCATCAGAAGCCAGTGGTGAGTTCATCGTGTTTGGACAACGATGGGAAGGCATCGCTCTCTCAGACCCTGTTGGCTTTGGGTGGAAAGCTGGTCAACAACTGGACTCAGGACTGCACTCACCTGGCCATGCCTTCGGTTAAAGTCACCATCAAG ACCATTTCTGCTCTGCTGTGCTGTCGTCCCATTGTGAAGCCAGAGTTCTTCTCAGAGCTCAACAGAGCCGTCGAGCAAAAATTACCACCTCCTAAAGCTGAGAG CTTCATCCCAGAGATCGATGAGCCCAGCCTGAGTAAAGAGGACGTGAACGTTGGATTGCTTCCACTTCGCAAACAGCTTTTCACTGGGAAGACCTTCGTTTTCCTCAGTGCCAAACAG CTGAAGCGGCTGAGTGCACCAGTGAGTTTTGGAGGTGGCAGGagccagctgctggaggaggggTCCCTGCCCCGGGACCTGCTGGAGTCGCCGCAGAGCTGTGTGGTCGATGTTATGTCGGGCAACTCACagtctcttcttcctccctctgccaCAGAGTGGGCAAACTCTGTGAAGAGCATCGTTCAAAG AAAGGGCCTACGGGTCATCACAGAATCTGAAATTGGTTTGGCTGCCATCCTTGCTTCCTGTGACAAGCACTGCAATCCGTCCAGTCACATATCAGACTCAG aCAGTGTCCCGAAAATGAAACCCAGAATCCCAAGTGCATCGCTGTCACAGAGCGTGGCTGTGGATGAGACTGTGTTACCTGCAGCATCTCAGAACATCACAGCTTATGCAGTGAACACAGAACAATCACAGAG gAATCCATATGCAGTATGCGAGGTGAGCAGGGTGGCATCTGTAGAAGAAACtccagagaagaagcagaaccAGAGAGCCGGTCAGCCCCACGGATCCAAACTCACAGCTAAGAAGGCCGCCATGCAGTGTATTGTGGCTGATACAATGAGCTCATCGTGCAACACTGGAGAGATCATAGACTCTCAGAGGAAGAAACCTGACTCCACACTAACAG GTTCAGGCAGTGCTCACATCAGACCCCCAACATCCACCTCTAGGACCAACAGTGGAATGAAGGCCCCCTTTTATAAGCAGTCTCCTCAGAAATATAAACCCTCTGCACAGGCTTCCCCACAGAAACAGTCCACTCTGACCAATTTCTTTCAGGCTGTCAACAAGAAAAG GCCTTTGGAGGACGAGCTCTCCGCCGGCATGTCAGAGCCGAAGCGTCCCGTGCTGGAATCATCCATCTCGTCTCAAGCACCAAACTCCTCCACCATGCACAAAGAAAGCCCTTCGCCTGCACTCAGAGGGCCTGCGTCCCACACTCCACACGGGTCAGCAGCGGACTTGTTCACGGCTCAGTCGGAGACTCTCTCAGAGGAACCACGGAgtagaaagaggaaggagatggaACAAGAGATACAGATAGACGAGCTGGAGTCTATTATGTCTCTGGATATGGACTTCatggatgaagatgatgatcaAGGCAAGCACCAAGCTCAACCAAAAGCGTTCAGTCCAGCCACACAGAAACAAGGCTTGAATTCTGAGGAGACTTCGTCCTCATGCAAGAGGCAACGGGTCCACGttgaagaaaatggaaaaagtgtaAAAAGGCCTGAGGAGGTGGGCATGGCGAAGGAATCAGGGCCCCCTAAGAAACCACAGCCTGAACAGCATCGTGCTTCCATCAAGACGGAGCCGGTTCATCCCACGGACTACGTGACAAGTTACCACAAGTCTAGTAAACCTCCACAGAAATCGTCCGCCAGCTCAAGTAAAACCGTAATGCCTTTCGAAGAGGACGAAGGGTCTTTCATTGAG GATGTAGAACTGCTCAGCGCAGATATCTGCCAACCTAAAGAAGAACCTAAAACCCCGCTGAGGCCTGTTATGGTCAAGGAGGAGGTCGGA GAACCAAAGATCGATGAAAACCTTCCTAAGAAGCTGTTGTTGGTGGAGTTTCGATCACTCACCGTGACAGCGCCGCCCAAAGTCGAACCAAAACAGATGCGAGGAAACGGCTACGgaaacaacttcaaatgtttccgcAAG AAGAACATGCTAGTTGCAAAGGGCTCCCCACAAATTATCGGAGGACCTGATCTGCTGGTTCACGCCAGGGGCAAGAACTCCGATCTGGATGAATGGCTGAAAGATGCTGCGGAG GAGGAGCGTCAGAACAGACGAGACGAGACCATAGGAGATGATCTCTTCAG